Part of the Kamptonema formosum PCC 6407 genome, CAGTTGGCGGAGAGCTCTTTGCGATCGCTACTTGAAAAGCCTCCACCATTTGCGCCGTCGGGGAAGCCGGCTCAAAATCAGCATCCACCACAATCAAAACTTTAGGCATTTCCAAAAGTTGGCATCTGAATCATGCCAGAATCCTCAGAACCTCCGATCGTCGGTAAATCCAAACCCTTAGCGCGGCGGTTTCTCACAGCCAGACGGTAACTCACACTCTGCAATTCAGCGTGCAATTGGCGATTTTCCCGTTGTAGCATTTCCACCTTTTCTTTCACCGGGCCAATGCGCTCGGAAAACTTTTGGCGGTAAACCCCAGGTAACTCCTGTACTACTTGTTCCAGCATCATTGAGCGATCGGTCAACTCTTGCACAGATTGGCGCAATTGGTAAACCTCAGCATCTCGCTCAGCAATTTGCTCTTGATAAAAACCTACCTGTTGCTCAACATCTTGCAGTTGTTCTCTTAGAGACTGCATTTGAGCTTGTTGGCGCTCAGAAGCCTCTGGAACCGGTGTAAACCCAGTATTTCCCTTTACCAGCCGGAAAAGTTCTTGAGACAACTGCTGAACCAATTGGTCGCGCATTTGCAACTCTTCATTCAGGCGAGATATTTCCGCTTGTAGCTCTTGTGACGTTTGAACTTTAGCTTGGCTGACCATGACTATTAGCTCCCATATTTTTAGATATGTCTATTTAAAAATAGTCTCTCTACTACCACTGAGGCAAGTTTTAACTTTTGAGTTTGGATTTGAGTTTGGATTTATAAACTTAGGGTCGGCCCTTGAAAAAGGTTATGATACTAATCCAGTTTAAATACCCCTTTATATTCTTCTGTCCGCGCAGGCGGACTTTGTTTGTGTAGAAGCGGTTTCAACCGCCAATTTCTCTCTATGAGACGGGGGTTTTAACCCCCGACGGGTCAAAGAGAATGGCGATCGCCACTCCAAAATCCCTTAAGCGGCTTCTTCCGCCGCTTCCACAGCAACTTCTTCCTCGACAACAGTCGGTGCATCCTGCTTAATAGTAAGGTAGCGAATCACATCTTCGCTCAGACGCATGGCACGTTCCAAGATGGCGATCGCAGTACCAGGAGCGGTATAGTTCATCTGAATGTAGATCCCATCGCGCTGCTTTTGGATTTCGTAGGCGAGGCGGCGTTTACCGCGATGCTGAGTTTCTAGATTCTGAGCCCCTTGATCGCGCAAAATAGTTTGATACTTCGCGATCGCGGCTTCTGTGAGTTCTTCTCCCAGATCCGGGCGCAGAATATACATTGTCTCGTAAATAAATGGCTTCATGCTAATAGTCTCCTTATGGACAGCAAGGCTTCTCTCGAAGCAAGGATTTATCATTTTACACCACTTATGAGCAATATCAAAACTAAAAAAACCAATTCTCTACCCCAAATCTCTCGCACTTCTCGCCAGAGAACGGTTTGGACTTATATTTTGCTAAGTGCGATCGCCCTGATAATGCTCTTTCCCCTACTTTGGCTGCTGAGTACGGCTTTCAAATCTCCCACAGAAAACATTTTTCAGTTTCCCCCGCAACTTTTGCCACAGAAACCAACACTACAAAACTTTGTCACCGTTTGGCAAACTAACCCTTTTGGCACTTACCTTTTCAACAGTACCCTCGTTGCCGCACTCACAGTTAGCCTCAATCTCCTATTTTGTTCCTTAGCAGCTTATCCCTTAGCCCGATTAGATTTTCGGGGACGCGACCTAATTTTTACTGGAGTTGTTACTACAATTATGATCCCTTTCCAAATTGTAATGATTCCCCTCTATATTTTAACCGTAAACTTGGGGTTAAAAAATAGTTATTTAGGAGTTATTTTACCCGGTATCGCCTCAGCTTTTGGGATATTTTTATTAAGGCAAGCCTTTCTAGCAGTTCCCAAAGAATTAGAAGAAGCTGCCCGCATCGATGGCTGTTCGGAATTAGGGATTTGGTGGCACATTATGATCCCATCAATTAAACCAGCTTTAGTAACCTTAGCCATTTTTGTTTTTATTGGTTCTTGGAGTGACTTTCTTTGGCCATTGCTAGTTTTAGATAGACCAGAATATTACACCTTACCTTTAGGCGTAGCCACTTTAGCAGGTACATTTTCCCTAAATTGGCGTTTAATAGCTGCTGGTTCTATTATTTCCATTGCCCCAGCAATTGCTTTATTTCTAATCCTACAAAAGTACATTGTACCCACAGATGTAGCCGCAGGTGTCAAAGGATAGAAATTGAAATTATCCCTATTATGTCATTCTGAATAGATAATTTTCTGACTCTACGCTTTTGTAAGGTTTTCACCTGAAAATAATCAATTATTGAGAATGACTAAAATCCCGAAACCGCCAGAATAAAGTTTTTCTATGCTCAAAGTGACATGATACAAATTAAATGCTTTTATTTTTGTATTATCATTTTGTTTTATCAGAATTTATCAATTTATATAGTATCTCTGTAGCGACATAGAAATCTTCCACGTTATATGTGTAACCTGTATTAAACCCCTCATTTTCTCCTAGTTCATCAATCGAAAAAAGATGGTAGGTAGGAGAGTAATCCATTACAAACACCCGCTCGTTATTATTTAAGCGAATATCAAGCATGGCAGCACCCGACGGGAAAATATCTAGAGAGGTCTCTATTCCAACAAAATCTAACTCTATTTCTTTAGCAAGAGCCGACATTTTTTCTAGTATCGTTAGCTCAAGTGTTTGTTTTTTAAAATCGTTGAATTCTTTTTCTTTGCCAGTCATTATCACCTCCATGTTTACTAACTCAGGACTTACGTACCTAACCAAAGAAACCGGGTTTTTTACGAAAATACGCTGTATATCTTTCTAACAAACTCGGTTTCTTTGCGTAATACTAAATCAGAGTTAGCTACTTCCTTTATTATACCAAATCCGGGTTAGTCATCCCCTTTATTACCAATAATCCGTCATTGCGAGCGAAGCGAAGCAATCGCTTAGTCTCTGCGATTGCTTCGCTTCCCGCCACGCTTCCCGCCACGCTTCCCGCCACGCTTCCCGCCACGCTTCCCGCCACGCTTCGCTTGCGGCTTCGGCTTTTCGCAATGACAATAAAGGGGGTAGTAAAGCCGGATTTGGTATTACTCGGCGGTTAAACCGTTACTAAACAAACGAAATCTGCCTTTGTAGACTCAGAGATCGACAGGGTATTTAAGCTGGATTTGGTATAAGTCCTATCCACGTTCAAATTGCAACCTTCTAAGCTAAAATCATTTCCGGCGGAGCCATATCAGACCCGACAATAATACCTCCGTGACTTGACTTTTTAATCCCTGGTTTCGGCGTTGGAGCTTGACGCTTTTGGGCAGGCGAAACAGAAGCAGGCGAAGGAATAGGCTTATTCGGAACCGCAGTAGCACCTGGTATAGATTGCTGGGATAACCAAGCAATACCACCCACAGCCCCGGCCATTAAAGCAGTATAGCCGACGTATAAATGAACTGGGCGTAAATCAAATCCTACCATCTCCGTTTCTGGCAAAGACCAAGAAGGCAACATAGTTTTGCTAGCATCAGGTACAGGTAAAGAATTAGCCATAGCATTACCATCAAGTCCTAAAGCATTTCCGAGGCGGCGAATAAAGCCTCGAATATAAATATCTTCCGGTAATTTTTCTATCTGACCTTTTTCTAGCGATTCCAAGTGATGCACAGGCACTAAAGTTTGACTATGAAGTTGCTGGAGAGAGAGCGATCGCACTTGTCTAGCCTTCCGCAATTCTACGCCTAGCTCTCGCAATCGATCTTCTCTTTCTTGGATAGCTAAAGCCGCTTTTTCAGTCTTAGAAAGCCTTTTTTTTCTAGGGAAACCGGGCGTTATTAAGGAAAATTTACTATCAGCAGGAGCGGGTGCAGCTATCCCCATTATCGGAGGATGCACAACTTCTTTAAACTCCTCTTGGGGAGGTTGATTGTCTCGATCGGAAGTATCAATATCTGTGTCAGAGTTGCCAGAATCAGGTTTGGCAATTGCGGTAGTTGAAGTATCTTCTAAAGTTTGACGCTGATACATAATAGATACTGGTACCAGCGGCGGCGGCGGAGCCGGCCGATCTGAAACGCGGGAGCGATTAGGGGTGGTTGTGGTTTCCCCAATAGCTGTATCAGAGACGTTTGTAGCTGAATTTCTCGCCTCAATAATTTGCTTTTGAGCTTGATTTTGTTTTGGTACTCGTTGGAATGCGAGTCGCAAAGCTTCTCGGCTAACGGCCTTGATCAGGATCTCCGCAGAGGAAGCTGCTTCGCCTAACATTGTTTGCAAACTTGCTAAAGCACGGCTATAGATTTCGCTACAGTGGAGTTCAGCTTCTATTTGTCCGAGAATAGAGCGAAAGCTTTCTTGTGATATTTCAACAGTAGTGTTTTCAGGAGCGCCGAAGTAGGTCACAGGTTTCAGTACCATGATTGTTATCCTCTCTTGTTGCGAGGTATCTCTGTAACTTCTTCTACAAATCGGTACTGATTCCGGATGCCAGGGAGAGGGAGAGCGCAGGAGGGGATAATTAGGGAAGACCAAAGGGAACGAAATCTGGCGATCGCTTTCCGGGTGAAGCTTGTTGATGGCGATCGCGCTAAACGAGAGTTAAACAGCAGAAAAAACCTACTTATAGCAACCTTCTTGGTAGTTAGGACGTTCTGAGTTACTGAAACTCGCTGATTCTATTCTCTTCTTTCCCTTCTTTCCCTTCTTTCCCTAGCCCCTAGCCCCTAGCCCCTAGCCCCTAACCGCTGAAAGCGGTTGCGATCGCCGGAGTCAAACTGCCGACTTTCTAAGCTATAAAAATCAGAGTTCCCTGATTTAATTCTAAAGTATCGCCCATTTCCATACCATTATGAAAAGCAGCTAATAAAACTTCACTGGTTTTACCGCAAGCGATCGCACCACTAGCATCAATGGCGATCGCGCCAAAATCGCGCTGATGTTCGTGGGCCTCGGCAAAAGAACGCTCAAAAGCGGCCTTCAAAGTAAAACCATCCGTCACCCGAATTACAATACGCGGAGCCAAACACTCATCCATAATGTGCTCCCCAATCCCCGTACAGCTAACCGCCGCACTGCCAGTAGCATAATTCCCCGCAGGCATTGCTGAATCGCTCACGCGGCCAATCCGCTCAAAACCCTTACCACCAGTAGAAGTACCCGCCGCCAAACGTCCCTCAACATCCAAGGCCACCACGCCGATCGTACCAGTACCAGCGGGTTCCGCCACTACAGTCGCCATATCCTTGTTAAAATTTCCCTGGCGTTCCTGCATCCACTCCTGCAACCGCAAATCAGTAATCGGGTCATAAATTGGCAATTGCAATTCCCGCAGTAATTCCAAGGCCCCAAAATCAGACAACACGCGATCGTCAGAACCCTGCAAAAACTTCGCTAACTCAATCGGATGTTGCACGCGAGAAACATTAATTACCCCGCTAAAACTCTGAGTAAAACCATCCATTAGCGAAGCACTCATCCGAATTTGTCCATCAGATTGCAACACCGAACCCGTACCCGCGTTAAATCGCGGGTCATCCTCCAAAAGTTGACAACCCCGCGCCACCGCTTCGACAGCACTAGCGCCATCCTTCAACAGGGGATAAACTACGTCCAAAACCTGATAAAGCGACTTCCTAACCGCCTCCAGTCCCCCCTTACCTTTCAGAGAACTACCAGCACCACCATGAATTACCAACTTAGGTTCTACCCGTCCAGAAACCATTATTTAAACCTCAATATTTCTTCCCTCTGCGTCTTCTGGGCCTTGGCAGTTCTCCCCTCTAACTCTGAGCTTGAGAACGGCGGCGGCGACAACGTTCAGAGCAGTATTTAACATCATCCCAGCAATCGGCCCATTTTTTACGCCAACTAAAAGGGCGATGGCAAACCGGGCAAATTTTTGTTGGCAACTCAGATTTAGATCGCACTCGTGGCATAGTCAAATTTAGATTTTAAATTATTAGCTTAAACTCTCCCAAATACAAATGCTAGAAACAGCTTTAGGCGGGATACGGATAATTTTAGTGGAACCCGCAGGGCCTTTAAATGTGGGTTCTGTGGCACGGGTCATGAAAAATATGGGCTTACATCAGTTAGTGCTAGTAAATCCCCAGTGCGATCGCTTAGGGGAAGAAGCCCGAAAAATGGCAGTTCACGCCGCTGATGTTTTAGAAGCAGCCAAGATAGTAAGAACTTTGCCAGAAGCGTTACAGGGATGCCAAAGAGCGATCGCCACTACAGGTCTTTATCGCTCCCTCCCAACCACCCTAGAAAATCCCAAATCCGCCTTGCCTTGGCTCCTAGAATGCCCCTCTGCCTTAATTTTTGGCAGAGAAGACAAAGGATTAACCAATGCCGAATTAAGCTATGCTCAACGCCTGATCCGCATTCCCTCCAGCGACACCTATGCTTCCCTTAATCTCGCCCAAGCCGTCTCTATTTGCTGTTACGAGCTTTACCAAGTTGCAGGAGAGATGGGGAGCGGGGGAGCGGGGGAGCGGGGGAGCGGGGGAGCAGGGGAGCAGGGGAGCGGGGGAGCGGGGGAGCAGGGGAGCAGGGGAGATGGGGAAATGGGGAATGGGGGAGATGGGGAAATGGGGAATGGGGAAGTGGAGGAGAATAGCCCATTACCAATTACCAATTACCAATTACCAATTACCAATTACCAATTACCAATTAACACCCAAGCTCCCCTAGAAGCCTTAGAAGGCTATTATCAGCAGCTAGAAGCTTCACTGTTAAAAATTGGGTATATTTATCCCCATACGGCCGCAAGTAGGATGGAAAAATTTCGCCGCTTGTTTAACCGCGCTTACCCTTCCACAGCAGAAGTGTCAATGCTGCGGGGCGTTCTCCGTCAAATAGATTGGGCATTGCGAACCTACCCAAAGAGCGCTGTAAATGATACTCTGGATGCGTCGCCGCCCGATTTTCCCCAGGACTAGCGACGCTAATTCTTGCGAGCAAGCCCGCAATTTTCAATCTTAAATCTAAGTGGTGAAGGAGTTAGGTGTGGCTGAGCGGTTTCCAACTAGGTCTATATTCTCCGTAGTATCCTCCTCTTCAGAGTCGGACTCTAAACCTTCAAAATCCAGCAATGGGGGTAAACCTACTAATTCGTCGCGCCGCCAGCGCCGCCCTCCTGAAAAGGAAATGGGGAGAGAAGGTAGAAGTTCTGGCCCCACGCCGATCGCGGAGCACAGAAATAAGAGAGAATTATCCCGTCCCAAATCGAATCCCTCCAAACCTCCCCTAAGTAAAAGTGGGAGCCAAAATTCTAAATTGGGTACTCCCAAATCTAAGATCGAAAATCTACAAGCGATCGCAGATACTGTTAGCCGTAAACAGCAAAAAAGCCCAACTCTTCCTCGTTCTGGCAATCGAGCGGATGCGCCTCAAAGACGGAAAATAGAAAGCGATTCTTTCCAAACTCCCAAAACTCGCCCCCAAAATTCGCCCTATCCAGGGCCGCCACAACCTAAAAATCGGGTAGCAAAACGTCCTCGGCGGCGGGGGATTTCTCCTGTAGTTTACGCTACTCGCTTGCTGATTTTGGGGGTGGGTATTGCGGTGATTGCGGGTACTGTAATTTCAGTCCTCAATTCTTTTACCAACGCCACTTCGGTAGCGCAGGAGCAAGTGCAAAACAGCTCTGGAGTTGCAGAAAGTCCTTCGCCTTCTCCATCCCCGGCTACGCTCACGCTACAGCTAAATCAAGAAATGGTTGGGCTCAAAGCTGAAATTGATAAGTTGGCGGCTCAGAATCTGAATTTCACGCCGGGAGTGTTTATCGTTGATTTGGATACCGGAGGCTACGCTAGTGTCAGTAGCGATGCTGCTTTTGCTGCTGCGAGTACGATTAAAGTGCCGATTTTAGTGGCTTTTTTCCAGGCTGTAGATGAGGGCCGAGTGCGCTTAGACCAGGTGTTAACTCTGCGGCCAGAGCATATTGCTAGTGGTTCTGGGGAGTTACAGGATCAATCCCCAGGGACGAAATACACTGCTCTGGAGGTGGCTACTAAGATGATTGCGATCAGCGATAATACGGCGACGAATATGCTGATTGAGTTGTTAGGTGGCGCTGAGGCGTTGAATCAACAGTTTCAGACTTGGGGTTTGACGGTGACGGCTATTCGGAATAATTTACCCGATTTGGCAGGGACGAATACTACCAGTCCCAAGGAGTTGGTGAATTTAATCGGGCAGATTAATCAGGGGGGTTTGGTGTCGTTGCGATCGCGCGATCGCTTGCTTTACATTATGCGACAAACCCAAAATGATTCTTTATTGCCTAGAGGTTTGGGTGAAGGCGCTATTATTGCTCATAAAACTGGCAATATTAATTCTTTGGTTGCCGATGCGGGTATGGTGGATATGCCGAGTGGCAAGCGTTACCTAGTAGCGGTGATGGTTAAGTACGCTAAAAATGAAAAGGGAGCTGATAAGTTAATCCGCGATATTTCTCGGACGACTTATGAATATTTCGAGCAAGGGGACGCAGCTAGTTCTAAATCTTCGCCTTGAATTTCTGATATTCTAGCAAATAGTAAAATGTTTTTAATTTACTATGCTCAGAGCCGGAATCGTCGGATTGCCCAATGTAGGCAAATCTACTTTATTTAATGCCTTGGTTGCCAATGCCAAGGCAACAGCCGCTAATTTTCCTTTCTGCACGATTGAACCGAATGTGGGTGTCGTGGCGGTACCGGATGAACGGTTAAACGTACTGAGCAATATTTGCAATTCTGCTCAAATTGTACCGACGCGGATTGAATTTGTTGATATCGCCGGTTTGGTGAAGGGTGCGAGTCAGGGAGAAGGACTAGGGAACCAGTTTTTATCTCACATCAGAGAAGTGGATGCTATTGTTCAAGTTGTACGTTGTTTTGAAAATGATGACATCATTCACGTTGCCGGCTCAGTAGATCCGCTACGAGATATTGATATTATCAATCTAGAGTTAATTTTAGCAGACTTAGCTCAGATTGAAAAGAAAATTGAACGCACCCGAAAGCAAGCTCGGACTAGCAAGGAAGCTCAGCTAGAATTAGGAGCTCTGGAAAAATTGGCAGCAGTTTTGAATGAAGGTAAACCAACGCGACAGTGCAGTTTAACTGAAGAGGAAGCTGAGTCTGTTAAAGGATTAGGTTTGATGACGAACAAGCCAATTATCTATGCTGCTAATGTCTCTGAGGATGAGTTAGCAGGGGGCAACAATTATGTTGAACAAGTGCGAGAACTAGCATCTAAAGAAAATGCTAAGGTTGTAGTAGTTTCTGCTCAAGTTGAGTCAGAATTAGTAGAGTTGCCAGAGTCAGAACGAGCAGATTTTCTGGCATCTTTGGGGGTGGAAGAAGGCGGCTTAAAATCTCTGATTAGAGCTACCTATGAATTATTGGGTTTGCGGACATATTTTACCAGTGGGCCAAAGGAAACTCGCGCCTGGACAATTCTTGCCGGAATGTTAGCACCGCAAGCAGCCGGCGTAATTCACTCTGATTTTGAGCGTGGTTTTATTCGCGCAGAAACTGTTGCTTATAAAGATTTAGTTGCGACTGGTTCGATGAATGCAGCTAAGGAAAAAGGCTTAGTCCGTAGTGAAGGCAAAGAGTATGTGGTGCAGGAAGGAGATGTGTTACTGTTCCGGTTTAATGTATAGGTTTTTTCAAGGAGTAAGCAGATGAATATTGTGCCGATTCTGATTAGTTGGTTGGTGACTTCGGTGAGCTTTTTTATCATTTCTAAACTGCCGATTGGAGTAGAAATTACCAGCTTTAACAAAGCTCTAATTTCAGCGGCAGTTTTTGGAATATTGAATGCTCTAATTCGTCCAGTTTTTGTTGTTTTGGGTTTACCTTTTATCTGGATAACTTTCGGTTTGTTTACCATCGTTATCAACGCGATTATCTTTGGTTTAGCTGCTTGGCTAGTCGAAGGATTTTGGTTGCGGTGGGGAATCTGGAGTGCATTATTAGGCGCAGTTGCATTGGGTTTTATTAACTCGTTGCTTTATCAGGTATTGGCTTCTATTAAGCTGTAATTTAGCACGCCTAAAAACTTCAGCCTGAATTGCAAAGAAATCGGGTTTCTCTGAAAAATTAAGATGCTCACGAGTTATCTGCAAAGAAACCCCAAAGAAACCGGGTTTCTCTGAAAAATTAAGATTCTCAACGAGGTATCTACAAAGAAACCCGGTTTCTGACCTCGACTTGCATAACTCCTGTCCTGTTAAAATATTTCTAATGACTTACCTCTAAAAAATTCAGAGTTCACCTGACTATAAAGTTGCTGTGGTTGGATTAATTCGCGAATGGGTTGTAGATAAAAATTACTATATTTCCAATAATCAAACTGTCTAAGAACGCGATAACTAATTGTCTCTAAAAAGTTCATTAATCTCTTTTGATTCACTCTCCTAACTTCGATAATTATATCAGGTTGATATTTTAATAATATCTGTTTAGCTCCTTCTAAAACCTCAACTTCTAAGCCTTCAACATCGATTTTAATTAAATCTATGGGCTCTTGTACTAATTCATCCAAAGGCAGAATCTCTATTTCCCCTGTTTCATTGGCTACCACTTCATTTAAACACAAATCCCCGGCTGGATGTTCTACCAGAGTAGATTTACCTGGAAATCTGCCCACAGCATAGCCTAATTTGGATAAATCTACATTACTAAGTTGATTTAAGAATATATTTCTTTTTAACAACTCAATTGCACCTGGATGAAACTCAATTGGAACCACCTTAGCTGCTGTCATTACTTTGGCAAAATAAACTAAATGGTTGCCCGTATTTGCTCCTACATCTACAATAACAGGATTTTTAACTTTGATATTTTTATCTATAAATTCCAACTCCGCTAATTCATAAAAATGACCTGAAATGTGAGCAATTTCAACACCTAGATTTTTCCCTGTAATCTCAAAATTCACAGGATTTTCTTGATAATCAAAGGAAACTTTATTATTGTCGCTCAATAAATGATTGACAAAAGATAACCATTTCTGAGCGTTAACGTGACTGGGATTTATTTGCAAAACATTTGTAAATATATCTCTGGCTTCAATGAGGTGATTTTGCCGTACTAATATATTTCCAATTGACCAAAGAGACTCAACATCAGCAGACGATTTTTCTAAGACTATTTTAAAATAGGTAATTGCTTCATCTAATTGACCTTTTTGAATTAAAATTGCTCCAATTTGTCTGAAACCATTTAAATAAGTTGGTTCGATTTCTACCAAACGTTTAAAACAGATAATAGCTTCATTAAATTCCTCTAATTCCATCAGACAGTTAGCTAAATTAGACAAGCCAATTTTATAGTTAGAATCAAAAGAAAGCGATAATCTATAAAACTCTATGGCTTTTTCTATATCCCCTTGTCTTTTATAAATAACGCCTAAGTTACTTATACTCTCAATATGATTTTTTTGCACTGCTAATATTTGCAGATAAATCGATTCCGCTTCTTGAAATTGTTCGTTTTGTTGATAGTTTAAAGCTATCTGAAAACTCTTTTCTATACTCATCATAGTTGTAATGCTGACTTCTGGATGGTAGAGATACCGCCCAGAGGGCGGTGTTAGGTGATAACTTTCTAATTCCTATTAGTATTTATCAACTTCAACTAATCCTGCTGCGTCGAAAATTGGCGAGCCCCAATTAGAGAAAAAATCACTGCTGCACCCAATAAAATTGGTACAATATACCAAGGAAACTTAGTTAAATCGTAGGCAGCGGCTCTCAAGCCAATACTAGCATAAGTCAGTGGTAAGAGATAAACTATGGTTTTTAAAGCCATTGGCAAAGTTGCAGGGTCGAAAAAAGTTGCTCCCAAAAATGACATGGGAACTATGAGAAAATTGTTATATAAGCCGACAGCTTCCAGCGATTTTACTGTCAACCCAACAATTACGCCTAAACCAGAAAATACCGCACAATTAAGGACTATCACTAGCAAAAATAGGGGATTGAGAAATACTAGCTTTTGAGTGAACAAAACTGCTACTAAAATCACTGAAGCAGAAGTCAGTAAACCTCGGACAATTCCTGCTAGCATTTTACCAGTATGCAAAGCTAAAGGATGCACTGGTAGTAACAATAATTCCTCAAAAGTTTTGGTATAGAGGCGTTCCCCACAAATGGAAAATACAGTACCGCTAAAACTGATAGTCATTGAGGATAAAGCTACCATTCCCGGTAACATAAACTCTAAGTAATTACCCCCAATGGCGGGTTTAGGCAAGGAACTACCCAACCCCAAACCAAATGCTAAAATATAGATGATTGGCGATACTAAACCCGCAGCAGCAACCGGGAGTATTCTAACTCGTAAATCTAACCAATCTCCCCAAAAAACGGTAAGAGTGTCAGCTAAAATATTTTTGAGTCGGGATTCTGTCATGTTAGGGCTAAGTGAGGAAATTTTTGATCTTTGTAACGCTGCTATCTGGGTGATATATTTACCACCCAGAGGGCAGCGTCATATTATATTATCAACTTAAAAGTACAAAATATCAAGACTTGTACACTGTTGAAAATCTTGCTCAATTATAGGAATTTGATCCGCTGAAGTTTGTTCTCGATTAAGTAAGATTGCTTTAATTCCAGCCGCTTTCGCACCTTGATAGTCAGCTTTAAAGCTGTCACCTATATGTAAAGCTTCTACGGCCGAAAATGAGGATTTTTGTAAAGCAGTGAGAAAAATTTGGGGATCTGGTTTGGCTGCACCTACTTCTGTAGAAATTGTTATAGATGTGAAAAAATCAGCTAAATTAAGTGCCTTTAATACCGA contains:
- a CDS encoding Npun_F5560 family protein — its product is MVSQAKVQTSQELQAEISRLNEELQMRDQLVQQLSQELFRLVKGNTGFTPVPEASERQQAQMQSLREQLQDVEQQVGFYQEQIAERDAEVYQLRQSVQELTDRSMMLEQVVQELPGVYRQKFSERIGPVKEKVEMLQRENRQLHAELQSVSYRLAVRNRRAKGLDLPTIGGSEDSGMIQMPTFGNA
- the rpsF gene encoding 30S ribosomal protein S6; translation: MKPFIYETMYILRPDLGEELTEAAIAKYQTILRDQGAQNLETQHRGKRRLAYEIQKQRDGIYIQMNYTAPGTAIAILERAMRLSEDVIRYLTIKQDAPTVVEEEVAVEAAEEAA
- a CDS encoding helix-turn-helix domain-containing protein, which encodes MVLKPVTYFGAPENTTVEISQESFRSILGQIEAELHCSEIYSRALASLQTMLGEAASSAEILIKAVSREALRLAFQRVPKQNQAQKQIIEARNSATNVSDTAIGETTTTPNRSRVSDRPAPPPPLVPVSIMYQRQTLEDTSTTAIAKPDSGNSDTDIDTSDRDNQPPQEEFKEVVHPPIMGIAAPAPADSKFSLITPGFPRKKRLSKTEKAALAIQEREDRLRELGVELRKARQVRSLSLQQLHSQTLVPVHHLESLEKGQIEKLPEDIYIRGFIRRLGNALGLDGNAMANSLPVPDASKTMLPSWSLPETEMVGFDLRPVHLYVGYTALMAGAVGGIAWLSQQSIPGATAVPNKPIPSPASVSPAQKRQAPTPKPGIKKSSHGGIIVGSDMAPPEMILA
- a CDS encoding RNA methyltransferase, giving the protein MLETALGGIRIILVEPAGPLNVGSVARVMKNMGLHQLVLVNPQCDRLGEEARKMAVHAADVLEAAKIVRTLPEALQGCQRAIATTGLYRSLPTTLENPKSALPWLLECPSALIFGREDKGLTNAELSYAQRLIRIPSSDTYASLNLAQAVSICCYELYQVAGEMGSGGAGERGSGGAGEQGSGGAGEQGSRGDGEMGNGGDGEMGNGEVEENSPLPITNYQLPITNYQLPINTQAPLEALEGYYQQLEASLLKIGYIYPHTAASRMEKFRRLFNRAYPSTAEVSMLRGVLRQIDWALRTYPKSAVNDTLDASPPDFPQD
- a CDS encoding phage holin family protein; protein product: MNIVPILISWLVTSVSFFIISKLPIGVEITSFNKALISAAVFGILNALIRPVFVVLGLPFIWITFGLFTIVINAIIFGLAAWLVEGFWLRWGIWSALLGAVALGFINSLLYQVLASIKL
- a CDS encoding serine hydrolase — its product is MGTPKSKIENLQAIADTVSRKQQKSPTLPRSGNRADAPQRRKIESDSFQTPKTRPQNSPYPGPPQPKNRVAKRPRRRGISPVVYATRLLILGVGIAVIAGTVISVLNSFTNATSVAQEQVQNSSGVAESPSPSPSPATLTLQLNQEMVGLKAEIDKLAAQNLNFTPGVFIVDLDTGGYASVSSDAAFAAASTIKVPILVAFFQAVDEGRVRLDQVLTLRPEHIASGSGELQDQSPGTKYTALEVATKMIAISDNTATNMLIELLGGAEALNQQFQTWGLTVTAIRNNLPDLAGTNTTSPKELVNLIGQINQGGLVSLRSRDRLLYIMRQTQNDSLLPRGLGEGAIIAHKTGNINSLVADAGMVDMPSGKRYLVAVMVKYAKNEKGADKLIRDISRTTYEYFEQGDAASSKSSP
- a CDS encoding isoaspartyl peptidase/L-asparaginase, producing MVSGRVEPKLVIHGGAGSSLKGKGGLEAVRKSLYQVLDVVYPLLKDGASAVEAVARGCQLLEDDPRFNAGTGSVLQSDGQIRMSASLMDGFTQSFSGVINVSRVQHPIELAKFLQGSDDRVLSDFGALELLRELQLPIYDPITDLRLQEWMQERQGNFNKDMATVVAEPAGTGTIGVVALDVEGRLAAGTSTGGKGFERIGRVSDSAMPAGNYATGSAAVSCTGIGEHIMDECLAPRIVIRVTDGFTLKAAFERSFAEAHEHQRDFGAIAIDASGAIACGKTSEVLLAAFHNGMEMGDTLELNQGTLIFIA
- a CDS encoding DUF2256 domain-containing protein, with product MPRVRSKSELPTKICPVCHRPFSWRKKWADCWDDVKYCSERCRRRRSQAQS
- the ychF gene encoding redox-regulated ATPase YchF, encoding MLRAGIVGLPNVGKSTLFNALVANAKATAANFPFCTIEPNVGVVAVPDERLNVLSNICNSAQIVPTRIEFVDIAGLVKGASQGEGLGNQFLSHIREVDAIVQVVRCFENDDIIHVAGSVDPLRDIDIINLELILADLAQIEKKIERTRKQARTSKEAQLELGALEKLAAVLNEGKPTRQCSLTEEEAESVKGLGLMTNKPIIYAANVSEDELAGGNNYVEQVRELASKENAKVVVVSAQVESELVELPESERADFLASLGVEEGGLKSLIRATYELLGLRTYFTSGPKETRAWTILAGMLAPQAAGVIHSDFERGFIRAETVAYKDLVATGSMNAAKEKGLVRSEGKEYVVQEGDVLLFRFNV
- a CDS encoding carbohydrate ABC transporter permease; translation: MSNIKTKKTNSLPQISRTSRQRTVWTYILLSAIALIMLFPLLWLLSTAFKSPTENIFQFPPQLLPQKPTLQNFVTVWQTNPFGTYLFNSTLVAALTVSLNLLFCSLAAYPLARLDFRGRDLIFTGVVTTIMIPFQIVMIPLYILTVNLGLKNSYLGVILPGIASAFGIFLLRQAFLAVPKELEEAARIDGCSELGIWWHIMIPSIKPALVTLAIFVFIGSWSDFLWPLLVLDRPEYYTLPLGVATLAGTFSLNWRLIAAGSIISIAPAIALFLILQKYIVPTDVAAGVKG